The nucleotide window TAAATGAAATTGttctaattatataattattaaagaaaattattttatagcCATCATCACCCTGTGACACTTGTCATGTATCAAATGTAAACCTATGTAACCAGGATTAAACCAAGCATTTGTGACTATACCAAACACTTAATCTACTCcttacatttatacaatttcTGAGAATTGTGGAATAGAGGTGCCCCTCAAATGAAATTATAAAATGCAGTGCAATACAGGTGAAAAaactttgttttacatttacaccttATGGGGTTACATGTGCACTGGATATTCTTCAATACCGGTGTTTCTAAAAACCTCTTACTGATTAACTTCTCAATCCTACCTCCTTTAGCTCTCTTCATCCAGGAAAAAGGAGGTTTCGGGAGTGTAAATACACAGGTTTTCTAAACACACGTATTTTGTTGATGTACCGCATGACATAAGCCTACAGTATTAATGAACCACCTTTTCTTGCATCTTTCCTTTGATGCCTGAACCAGTGATCTTAAGCAACTAGGATGAGAAGTTGGAGGCACAATTTAACTCTAAAGAACCACCCTATTTTTTCAGACTAGAAAATGGCAGAACCTAAAAATTGTGCACTAGATGGTGAGTGAATAGGTTATAGTTTCAGGCACAGCTTGTGACGTTGATGAGGCAGGTAGAGACATTGGAGTATTTGCCATCACACTGCATACTTTATTTGAACAGTTTAGCTCACAAAGTTGATAAAGCTTGAGCATGCACAAACAGGGCATTTAATTTGTTATGTCCTAAAACTGCAGTTTAGTAATACTCTtaggaattaaaaaaacaaacaaacaaaaacaacagtctGCAGTCTCAGCAACAACATCCTCACCAGGTGGGACCCACACATTGGGAAAAATCCTCAGGGCATGAGCTCGCCTGGTCAGCAACAGCCTCTGATTGGCTGACTGGAGCAGAATGGCCACGCCCACATCCACCCCTCTCTGGAGCGTGTCTTGAGGAATCGACTCCGCCTCTGAGGTAGAGAGCAATTTGATTGGGCAGAACGGCGCCCTCTAGAGGTAGAAAGTGAGTTTTATCCACAAGCATAACGAAAACTGGCACAGAGGCCTTATAATCCGCATGTCTAAATATTATTCAGCATATCGTTAGCTATAGTTTTGCCAAACTTTATTTCTGAACAATTTAACATGCAGCCTGGCACACTCTTAAAGCGGTGTTTTAATGAATGAACGATGACTATTGTTTTTTCGTCAATGATGACGTAACCCCTGATGACGTCTGACCTTAAGAGGCACTCCCCTCTCCTGTGTTCCCTCGCACAGGATAAATCGGTTGTTTTCCAGGGAGCAGTTCACAGTAGTGTGGTCATCAGCACGTCCCACAAAATGTCCAGTAATACTCtagaaaaatttaataaatcaatcaatcaaaacaAGAGTCAAACCGATTGTATAAATGTTTAAGTGTACAGAGGCAGCAGCTTTTATTTAACTGACCTGAACAAACTGGGCACAGTGTGGGGCTGCGCTCTCTTTAGATAAATGCACCAATATTCTTCGTACTTTCTCCATCGTCAATATAAAGAATCAGTAACATTAAGTCACAAACCTGGCAAAAATAAGTGTCAATGTAAATTGGCTGCCAAACTAAACTATGCCTAAATCCAGTGTCGCAGTAGCGACTATCATTTTACTCCAAAATGGCGGccattttttcaaaataaaagttacGAACAGCACATCAACACATCACTGTGTTTAAAATGGCAtcccactcaccaccacataAGTGTTCTAGTTCTAGTAATAATTTTAGgtagtggtagcttagtggttggtGTTGGAATTCTaattgtgagtttaaatcccagcaccaccaaactgctacTGCTAGGATTTTgggtaaggcccttaacccctaacTGCtcaagttgtataaatgaaataatagtAAATCACTCTGAATTAGGCCCAAATAGCCTAAATGAAATTGttctaattatttaattattaaagaaaattattttatagcCATCATCACCCTGTGACACTTGTATCAAATGTATCAAATGTAAACCTATGTAACCAGGATTAAACCAAGCATTTGTGACTATACCAAACACTTAATCTACTCcttacatttatacaatttcTGAGAATTGTGGAATAGAGGTGCCCCTCAAATGAAATTATAAAATGCAGTGCAATACAGGTGAAAAaactttgttttacatttacaccttATGGGGTTACATGTGCACTGGATATTCTTCAATACCGGTGTTTCTAAAAACCTCTTACTGATTAACTTCTCAATCCTACCTCCTTTAGCTCTCTTCATCCAGGAAAAAGGAGGTTTCGGGAGTGTAAATACACAGGTTTTCTAAACACACGTATTTTGTTGATGTACCGCATGACATAAGCCTACAGTATTAATGAACCACCTTTTCTTGCATCTTTCCTTTGATGCCTGAACCAGTGATCTTAAGCAACTAGGATGAGAAGTTGGAGGCACAATTTAACTCTAAAGAACCACCCTATTTTTTCAGACTAGAAAATGGCAGAACCTAAAAATTGTGCACTAGATGGTGAGTGAATAGGTTATAGTTTCAGGCACAGCTTGTGACGTTGATGAGGCAGGTAGAGACATTGGAGTATTTGCCATCACACTGCATACTTTATTTGAACACTTCAGCCAAAAATAATTTGTGATgcattaataaactaatttattcattacatcTCTCAAAGATAGATTGTGACCGATATTGTAGCTCATTTGTTTACTAGTTTAGCTTTATGTAAATCACATGCCCACATTGTAACAGCAAATTTTCATTCGCTGATTAAGTACATTTGTGGAAAGGAGAAAACCATGTGTATTTTTACAACGGTTTACATGCTGCAACTACAAGCTGAAACACATACAGCAAGACAGTTTagctatttaaaaacaaatcaataactATGTCACTTTAAGACCTTGCTGGGTTACTACATTTGATCTATACTGAATATTTACTTTACTTCAAATGCGACAgttttctttattacattttttttaaatgcagaaaataTACCATTGCTGTTTGTCtaacaaatcatgtttattttaaacatcaATCATCCATAAACACGCATGAAGTTATCTATGATTTTCAATCACTACATATAAAGACATCAAAGAATACAGGCAAAATGTAAATCTGTTGACATGACATGCTGTTGTAAAGGCAATGACACACTGACACAAACAGTACTGTGAACTGATAACATGCTACCACAAGAGAAGATTACACCGGCTGAGCCCTTGAGTGAGGCTTCAACCTCTTACTTTTTGTTGTTAGTGTCCATTGATTTTGGTCACAAGTGGTGGCACTTACAGAGTTGGCAGTCATCATAGCTTTCCTGAAGTAtcagtaaatataaaacaggaTGACAAAAAAGCCAAGCAATGCCAGTCATTTGTTAACACTTGACAATTCTCTCTCATTAAAACATCGTCACCCTCATGTACATACTGGGCAATATTTATcaagctttaattttttttttaaaggtttgtcAAGGCTGGgtgattgaaaatgtaaatgtaaatatctttaCAAAGATACTGACTCCTGTACTTAGCATATTGTTAGTGTGTAATCTTTAcgtttttctttgtgtttgccATATTCCTTGGTAGATTCTTTTGGAGTAGCTTAATAAATGTTGTTCAATATTTTCTCTCATCACATCACAGAATTTGACTGATGTTTCATGCAAATTATGTTCTACAGCACCCCAGCACAGACTTGCattaataatacactatattatactttatatattgtattcCAGTACAAACATGGATTTTGCAAATAATAATTTGTCTATTTGGATATAAGTTAGCATACGttttttctacaaataaaaaatctagattttataaacatttttgtttctatacaaTCTTACAGCATTCATGTCTATAACCTGCTCATTACTGATACTATATAAGCATTTTCATGCAAACAAACTTGCTTATCAGTGCAAAGGGAATAAAGTCCTAGCAACTATTTATCCATCAAAATTTATTGCAGAGTGAGAAAACAGCCAAATACCAGGTGCTAACATTGttacaaattatttacattgtcatgaaacttttttgtgtgtgggggggattTAGAGTGGAAGCAGTTGTTTCTTTTGATTGATATGAAACTGTGCTAAAATCGTTGACCTTATCCTGTGAGAGATTTCAGTTCCCATTACGCACATTAGTCCTGGCCTGTCCTCCAGCACCATACTGTGTGTTTGAAGTAGAGTTAGGAATTGGTGTCATCTCCTGGAGGCAAATGGTGAGAagaaatgtaaacatgaaatgcattttaaatctttaaacaagaTATATTATATCACTTTTTACAATAGCCCATTTAAACCaagggtttatata belongs to Silurus meridionalis isolate SWU-2019-XX chromosome 4, ASM1480568v1, whole genome shotgun sequence and includes:
- the LOC124385331 gene encoding nucleoside diphosphate-linked moiety X motif 17-like gives rise to the protein MEKVRRILVHLSKESAAPHCAQFVQSITGHFVGRADDHTTVNCSLENNRFILCEGTQERGVPLKRAPFCPIKLLSTSEAESIPQDTLQRGVDVGVAILLQSANQRLLLTRRAHALRIFPNVWVPPGEDVVAETADCCFCLFVFLIPKSITKLQF